The following proteins are encoded in a genomic region of Sparus aurata chromosome 11, fSpaAur1.1, whole genome shotgun sequence:
- the LOC115590971 gene encoding involucrin-like isoform X1, with protein sequence MRGQKSKKIVDYEDNTRQTWSQDEMEESEPLFEDQEEAELLFEDQEEAELLFEDQEGAELLFEDQEGAEPLFEDQEGAELLFEDQEQAELLFEDQKEAELLFEDQEEAELLFEVQEEAELLFEDQEEAEHLFEVQEEAELLFEDQEEAEPLFEVQEEAELLFEDQKEAEPLFEDQEGMFLQEEMEKSTAFNEDQLNEQRHENRTLMAAQSNVEPNFESQQVDWQWEKTSLFKAAGGFKKYVQDMQQGAKDPGEASHRAQLEEHRKETKKITSALKKAEDLLETERLCWQKEKSSLLSGHRKETEKITSALIKAEDSLETERLCWQQEKISLLEEHRKETRMITSALRKAEDLLENEHLCWQQEKISLLEEMEKSTALCQAQLDEQKCENKTLAAALRNAEQKLESHQVGWQEEKTSLSQPTEGFKQTVHYMLQEAKEAVERSQASHQAQLEEHREETRKIASALRKAEDLLETEHLCWLQEKLSLLEETENLTDLCQAQLDEQKCENKTLAAALRNVEQKLESHQVEWQEEKSSLIQATEDFKRTVHDMQEEAKEAVERSQASHQAQLEEHREETRKITSALRKAEDLLETERLCWHQENISLLEEMEKSTALCQAQLDKQKCENKILAAALRNAEQKLESHQVEWQEEKTSLIQATEDLQKTLQDKEQEWEEKESSLKSQLEDLLSKKKRKRKWFRRLFCLA encoded by the coding sequence ATGAGAGGACAGAAGAGCAAGAAGATAGTAGACTACGAGGATAATACCAGACAGACCTGGTCCCAGGACGAGATGGAGGAATCCGAACCTCTCTTTGAGGATCAGGAGGAAGCCGAACTTCTCTTTGAGGATCAGGAGGAAGCCGAACTTCTCTTTGAGGATCAGGAGGGAGCCGAACTTCTCTTTGAGGATCAGGAGGGAGCCGAACCTCTCTTTGAGGATCAGGAGGGAGCCGAACTTCTCTTTGAGGATCAGGAGCAAGCCGAACTTCTCTTTGAGGATCAGAAGGAAGCCGAACTTCTCTTTGAGGATCAGGAGGAAGCCGAACTTCTCTTTGAGGTTCAGGAGGAAGCCGAACTTCTCTTTGAGGATCAGGAGGAAGCCGAACATCTCTTTGAGGTTCAGGAGGAAGCCGAACTTCTCTTTGAGGATCAGGAGGAAGCCGAACCTCTCTTTGAGGTTCAGGAGGAAGCCGAACTTCTCTTTGAGGATCAGAAGGAAGCCGAACCTCTCTTTGAGGACCAGGAGGGAATgttcctgcaggaggagatggagaaatcTACAGCTTTCAATGAGGATCAGCTGAACGAGCAGAGGCATGAGAATAGAACCCTCATGGCTGCTCAGAGCAATGTTGAGCCGAATTTTGAGAGTCAGCAGGTTGATTGGCAGTGGGAAAAGACATCCCTCTTTAAGGCCGCAGGAGGCTTCAAGAAGTATGTGCAGGATATGCAACAGGGAGCTAAGGACCCTGGGGAGGCTTCCCATCGAGCCCAGCTTGAGGAGCACAGAAAGGAAACCAAGAAGATCACTTCTGCCCTGAAAAAGGCAGAGGACCTTTTGGAGACTGAGCGCCTCTGCTGGCAGAAGGAGAAAAGCTCCCTGCTTTCGGGGCACAGAAAGGAAACCGAGAAGATCACATCTGCCCTTATAAAGGCAGAGGATTCTCTGGAGACTGAGCGCCTCTGTTGGCAACAGGAGAAAATCTCCCTGCTTGAGGAGCACAGAAAGGAAACCAGAATGATCACATCTGCCCTGAGAAAGGCTGAGGATCTTCTGGAGAATGAGCACCTCTGCTGGCAGCAAGAGAAAATCTctctgctggaggagatggagaagtcTACAGCTCTCTGTCAGGCTCAGCTGGATGAGCAGAAATGCGAGAACAAAACCCTCGCGGCTGCTCTGAGGAATGCTGAACAGAAGCTGGAGAGTCATCAGGTGGGAtggcaggaggaaaagacaTCCCTCAGTCAGCCCACAGAAGGCTTCAAGCAGACTGTGCATTATATGCTACAGGAAGCAAAGGAGGCTGTGGAAAGATCTCAGGCTTCCCATCAAGCCCAGCttgaggagcacagagaggaaacaaggaagaTCGCATCTGCCCTGAGAAAGGCTGAGGATCTTCTGGAGACTGAGCACCTCTGTTGGCTGCAGGAGAAACTCTCCCTGCTGGAGGAGACGGAGAACTTAACAGATCTCTGTCAGGCTCAGCTGGATGAGCAGAAATGCGAGAATAAAACCCTTGCGGCTGCTCTGAGGAATGTTGAACAGAAGCTGGAAAGTCATCAGGTGGAATGGCAGGAGGAAAAGTCATCCCTCATTCAGGCCACAGAAGACTTCAAGCGAACTGTGCATGATATGCAAGAGGAAGCAAAGGAGGCTGTGGAAAGATCTCAGGCTTCCCATCAAGCCCAGCttgaggagcacagagaggaaaccagGAAGATCACATCTGCCCTGAGAAAGGCTGAGGATCTTCTGGAGACTGAGCGCCTCTGCTGGCATCAGGAGAACATCtccctgctggaggagatggagaagtcTACAGCTCTCTGTCAGGCTCAGCTGGATAAGCAGAAATGCGAGAACAAAATCCTCGCGGCTGCTCTGAGGAATGCTGAACAGAAGCTGGAGAGTCATCAGGTAGAAtggcaggaggaaaagacaTCCCTCATTCAGGCCACAGAGGATCTCCAGAAGACGCTGCAGGATAAGGAGCAGGAgtgggaggagaaagaaagctCCTTGAAGTCCCAGCTGGAAGATCTCCTGagcaagaagaagagaaagaggaaatggTTCAGGAGGTTATTCTGTTTGGCCTGA
- the LOC115590971 gene encoding involucrin-like isoform X3 — protein sequence MRGQKSKKIVDYEDNTRQTWSQDEMEESEPLFEDQEEAELLFEDQEEAELLFEDQEGAELLFEDQEGAEPLFEDQEGAELLFEDQEQAELLFEDQKEAELLFEDQEEAELLFEVQEEAELLFEDQEEAEHLFEVQEEAELLFEDQEEAEPLFEDQEGMFLQEEMEKSTAFNEDQLNEQRHENRTLMAAQSNVEPNFESQQVDWQWEKTSLFKAAGGFKKYVQDMQQGAKDPGEASHRAQLEEHRKETKKITSALKKAEDLLETERLCWQKEKSSLLSGHRKETEKITSALIKAEDSLETERLCWQQEKISLLEEHRKETRMITSALRKAEDLLENEHLCWQQEKISLLEEMEKSTALCQAQLDEQKCENKTLAAALRNAEQKLESHQVGWQEEKTSLSQPTEGFKQTVHYMLQEAKEAVERSQASHQAQLEEHREETRKIASALRKAEDLLETEHLCWLQEKLSLLEETENLTDLCQAQLDEQKCENKTLAAALRNVEQKLESHQVEWQEEKSSLIQATEDFKRTVHDMQEEAKEAVERSQASHQAQLEEHREETRKITSALRKAEDLLETERLCWHQENISLLEEMEKSTALCQAQLDKQKCENKILAAALRNAEQKLESHQVEWQEEKTSLIQATEDLQKTLQDKEQEWEEKESSLKSQLEDLLSKKKRKRKWFRRLFCLA from the exons ATGAGAGGACAGAAGAGCAAGAAGATAGTAGACTACGAGGATAATACCAGACAGACCTGGTCCCAGGACGAGATGGAGGAATCCGAACCTCTCTTTGAGGATCAGGAGGAAGCCGAACTTCTCTTTGAGGATCAGGAGGAAGCCGAACTTCTCTTTGAGGATCAGGAGGGAGCCGAACTTCTCTTTGAGGATCAGGAGGGAGCCGAACCTCTCTTTGAGGATCAGGAGGGAGCCGAACTTCTCTTTGAGGATCAGGAGCAAGCCGAACTTCTCTTTGAGGATCAGAAGGAAGCCGAACTTCTCTTTGAGGATCAGGAGGAAGCCGAACTTCTCTTTGAGGTTCAGGAGGAAGCCGAACTTCTCTTTGAGGATCAGGAGGAAGCCGAACATCTCTTTGAGGTTCAGGAGGAAGCCGAACTTCTCTTTGAGGATCAGGAGGAAGCCGAACCTCTCTTTGAG GACCAGGAGGGAATgttcctgcaggaggagatggagaaatcTACAGCTTTCAATGAGGATCAGCTGAACGAGCAGAGGCATGAGAATAGAACCCTCATGGCTGCTCAGAGCAATGTTGAGCCGAATTTTGAGAGTCAGCAGGTTGATTGGCAGTGGGAAAAGACATCCCTCTTTAAGGCCGCAGGAGGCTTCAAGAAGTATGTGCAGGATATGCAACAGGGAGCTAAGGACCCTGGGGAGGCTTCCCATCGAGCCCAGCTTGAGGAGCACAGAAAGGAAACCAAGAAGATCACTTCTGCCCTGAAAAAGGCAGAGGACCTTTTGGAGACTGAGCGCCTCTGCTGGCAGAAGGAGAAAAGCTCCCTGCTTTCGGGGCACAGAAAGGAAACCGAGAAGATCACATCTGCCCTTATAAAGGCAGAGGATTCTCTGGAGACTGAGCGCCTCTGTTGGCAACAGGAGAAAATCTCCCTGCTTGAGGAGCACAGAAAGGAAACCAGAATGATCACATCTGCCCTGAGAAAGGCTGAGGATCTTCTGGAGAATGAGCACCTCTGCTGGCAGCAAGAGAAAATCTctctgctggaggagatggagaagtcTACAGCTCTCTGTCAGGCTCAGCTGGATGAGCAGAAATGCGAGAACAAAACCCTCGCGGCTGCTCTGAGGAATGCTGAACAGAAGCTGGAGAGTCATCAGGTGGGAtggcaggaggaaaagacaTCCCTCAGTCAGCCCACAGAAGGCTTCAAGCAGACTGTGCATTATATGCTACAGGAAGCAAAGGAGGCTGTGGAAAGATCTCAGGCTTCCCATCAAGCCCAGCttgaggagcacagagaggaaacaaggaagaTCGCATCTGCCCTGAGAAAGGCTGAGGATCTTCTGGAGACTGAGCACCTCTGTTGGCTGCAGGAGAAACTCTCCCTGCTGGAGGAGACGGAGAACTTAACAGATCTCTGTCAGGCTCAGCTGGATGAGCAGAAATGCGAGAATAAAACCCTTGCGGCTGCTCTGAGGAATGTTGAACAGAAGCTGGAAAGTCATCAGGTGGAATGGCAGGAGGAAAAGTCATCCCTCATTCAGGCCACAGAAGACTTCAAGCGAACTGTGCATGATATGCAAGAGGAAGCAAAGGAGGCTGTGGAAAGATCTCAGGCTTCCCATCAAGCCCAGCttgaggagcacagagaggaaaccagGAAGATCACATCTGCCCTGAGAAAGGCTGAGGATCTTCTGGAGACTGAGCGCCTCTGCTGGCATCAGGAGAACATCtccctgctggaggagatggagaagtcTACAGCTCTCTGTCAGGCTCAGCTGGATAAGCAGAAATGCGAGAACAAAATCCTCGCGGCTGCTCTGAGGAATGCTGAACAGAAGCTGGAGAGTCATCAGGTAGAAtggcaggaggaaaagacaTCCCTCATTCAGGCCACAGAGGATCTCCAGAAGACGCTGCAGGATAAGGAGCAGGAgtgggaggagaaagaaagctCCTTGAAGTCCCAGCTGGAAGATCTCCTGagcaagaagaagagaaagaggaaatggTTCAGGAGGTTATTCTGTTTGGCCTGA
- the LOC115590971 gene encoding involucrin-like isoform X2 encodes MRGQKSKKIVDYEDNTRQTWSQDEMEESEPLFEDQEEAELLFEDQEGAELLFEDQEGAEPLFEDQEGAELLFEDQEQAELLFEDQKEAELLFEDQEEAELLFEVQEEAELLFEDQEEAEHLFEVQEEAELLFEDQEEAEPLFEVQEEAELLFEDQKEAEPLFEDQEGMFLQEEMEKSTAFNEDQLNEQRHENRTLMAAQSNVEPNFESQQVDWQWEKTSLFKAAGGFKKYVQDMQQGAKDPGEASHRAQLEEHRKETKKITSALKKAEDLLETERLCWQKEKSSLLSGHRKETEKITSALIKAEDSLETERLCWQQEKISLLEEHRKETRMITSALRKAEDLLENEHLCWQQEKISLLEEMEKSTALCQAQLDEQKCENKTLAAALRNAEQKLESHQVGWQEEKTSLSQPTEGFKQTVHYMLQEAKEAVERSQASHQAQLEEHREETRKIASALRKAEDLLETEHLCWLQEKLSLLEETENLTDLCQAQLDEQKCENKTLAAALRNVEQKLESHQVEWQEEKSSLIQATEDFKRTVHDMQEEAKEAVERSQASHQAQLEEHREETRKITSALRKAEDLLETERLCWHQENISLLEEMEKSTALCQAQLDKQKCENKILAAALRNAEQKLESHQVEWQEEKTSLIQATEDLQKTLQDKEQEWEEKESSLKSQLEDLLSKKKRKRKWFRRLFCLA; translated from the exons ATGAGAGGACAGAAGAGCAAGAAGATAGTAGACTACGAGGATAATACCAGACAGACCTGGTCCCAGGACGAGATGGAGGAATCCGAACCTCTCTTTGAG GATCAGGAGGAAGCCGAACTTCTCTTTGAGGATCAGGAGGGAGCCGAACTTCTCTTTGAGGATCAGGAGGGAGCCGAACCTCTCTTTGAGGATCAGGAGGGAGCCGAACTTCTCTTTGAGGATCAGGAGCAAGCCGAACTTCTCTTTGAGGATCAGAAGGAAGCCGAACTTCTCTTTGAGGATCAGGAGGAAGCCGAACTTCTCTTTGAGGTTCAGGAGGAAGCCGAACTTCTCTTTGAGGATCAGGAGGAAGCCGAACATCTCTTTGAGGTTCAGGAGGAAGCCGAACTTCTCTTTGAGGATCAGGAGGAAGCCGAACCTCTCTTTGAGGTTCAGGAGGAAGCCGAACTTCTCTTTGAGGATCAGAAGGAAGCCGAACCTCTCTTTGAGGACCAGGAGGGAATgttcctgcaggaggagatggagaaatcTACAGCTTTCAATGAGGATCAGCTGAACGAGCAGAGGCATGAGAATAGAACCCTCATGGCTGCTCAGAGCAATGTTGAGCCGAATTTTGAGAGTCAGCAGGTTGATTGGCAGTGGGAAAAGACATCCCTCTTTAAGGCCGCAGGAGGCTTCAAGAAGTATGTGCAGGATATGCAACAGGGAGCTAAGGACCCTGGGGAGGCTTCCCATCGAGCCCAGCTTGAGGAGCACAGAAAGGAAACCAAGAAGATCACTTCTGCCCTGAAAAAGGCAGAGGACCTTTTGGAGACTGAGCGCCTCTGCTGGCAGAAGGAGAAAAGCTCCCTGCTTTCGGGGCACAGAAAGGAAACCGAGAAGATCACATCTGCCCTTATAAAGGCAGAGGATTCTCTGGAGACTGAGCGCCTCTGTTGGCAACAGGAGAAAATCTCCCTGCTTGAGGAGCACAGAAAGGAAACCAGAATGATCACATCTGCCCTGAGAAAGGCTGAGGATCTTCTGGAGAATGAGCACCTCTGCTGGCAGCAAGAGAAAATCTctctgctggaggagatggagaagtcTACAGCTCTCTGTCAGGCTCAGCTGGATGAGCAGAAATGCGAGAACAAAACCCTCGCGGCTGCTCTGAGGAATGCTGAACAGAAGCTGGAGAGTCATCAGGTGGGAtggcaggaggaaaagacaTCCCTCAGTCAGCCCACAGAAGGCTTCAAGCAGACTGTGCATTATATGCTACAGGAAGCAAAGGAGGCTGTGGAAAGATCTCAGGCTTCCCATCAAGCCCAGCttgaggagcacagagaggaaacaaggaagaTCGCATCTGCCCTGAGAAAGGCTGAGGATCTTCTGGAGACTGAGCACCTCTGTTGGCTGCAGGAGAAACTCTCCCTGCTGGAGGAGACGGAGAACTTAACAGATCTCTGTCAGGCTCAGCTGGATGAGCAGAAATGCGAGAATAAAACCCTTGCGGCTGCTCTGAGGAATGTTGAACAGAAGCTGGAAAGTCATCAGGTGGAATGGCAGGAGGAAAAGTCATCCCTCATTCAGGCCACAGAAGACTTCAAGCGAACTGTGCATGATATGCAAGAGGAAGCAAAGGAGGCTGTGGAAAGATCTCAGGCTTCCCATCAAGCCCAGCttgaggagcacagagaggaaaccagGAAGATCACATCTGCCCTGAGAAAGGCTGAGGATCTTCTGGAGACTGAGCGCCTCTGCTGGCATCAGGAGAACATCtccctgctggaggagatggagaagtcTACAGCTCTCTGTCAGGCTCAGCTGGATAAGCAGAAATGCGAGAACAAAATCCTCGCGGCTGCTCTGAGGAATGCTGAACAGAAGCTGGAGAGTCATCAGGTAGAAtggcaggaggaaaagacaTCCCTCATTCAGGCCACAGAGGATCTCCAGAAGACGCTGCAGGATAAGGAGCAGGAgtgggaggagaaagaaagctCCTTGAAGTCCCAGCTGGAAGATCTCCTGagcaagaagaagagaaagaggaaatggTTCAGGAGGTTATTCTGTTTGGCCTGA